One genomic region from Phragmites australis chromosome 1, lpPhrAust1.1, whole genome shotgun sequence encodes:
- the LOC133886717 gene encoding transcription initiation factor TFIID subunit 15b → MSGSYGSDDYRGGGRGGGGGGRGRGGGGGGGGYGSGGGGGYVGGGGGGGYGGGGGGRGGGGGGGFGGGGRGGGGRDGGGRGRGGGREGDWVCPDASCGNVNFARRTECNKCGAPCPSGGGGGGSGGGYNRSGGGGGGYNRGGGDYGSGGGGHNRDRGDFNSGGRGGSGGGGGRGGYNRSGGIDRGFDDYRGGRGGGYGGRDQENNQRGDEGGYNAGSFGQTPPQGPPSYGGPAGDYAAPPSSYGGNNAYGSDSAVPPPNSYGGGPGSYPPSYGAPPPNPYSSGAPGGQGGLPPTYDGGYSGRSMPGGGGSVGAPPPYHGSGGSYTGSAAPEPPSKVKQCDANCDETCDNARIYISNLPPDVTVEELQELFGGIGMVGRIKQKRGFKDQWPWNIKIYTDESGKAKGDACLAYEDPSAAHSAGGFYNNYDMRGYKISVVMAEKSAPRAPSYGHGGGRGGGYGGGRRDNFRDGGGHGPNRNQGGGLRSRPY, encoded by the exons ATGTCGGGGTCTTACGGATCCGACGActaccgcggcggcggccgag gtggcggcggaggcggccgtgggcgaggaggcggcggtggtggaggagggtatggaagtggtggtggtggagggtaTGTAGGCGGAGGGGGAGGCGGAGggtacggcggcggcggcggcgggagaggtggcggcgggggcggggggtTCGGTGGCGGCgggagaggtggaggtggcCGAGATggtggcggccgcggccgcgggggAGGGCGCGAAGGCGACTGGGTTTGCCCTGACGCGAG CTGTGGCAACGTGAACTTTGCGAGGAGGACTGAGTGCAACAAGTGTGGGGCACCTTGCCcaagtggaggtggaggtggaggcagTGGCGGTGGGTATAACAGGtctggtggaggtggtggaggctaCAATCGTGGTGGTGGTGATTATGGTTCTGGAGGAGGTGGCCACAACAGAGATAGGGGGGATTTCAATTCCGGTGGCCGTGGTggtagtggaggaggagggggaagaggaggatatAATCGAagtggtggtattgatcgtggTTTTGATGACTACCGCGGTGGCAGAGGTGGTGGTTATGGGGGACGAGACCAGGAGAACAACCAAAGGGGAGATGAAGGTGGTTACAATGCTGGTAGCTTTGGACAAACTCCTCCGCAAGGGCCTCCTTCCTATGGTGGGCCTGCTGGTGACTATGCAGCGCCTCCGAGCTCCTACGGTGGCAACAATGCCTATGGTTCAGATTCTGCGGTGCCTCCTCCTAATAGCTATGGCGGTGGTCCAGGCTCATACCCACCAAGCTATGGTGCCCCACCTCCAAACCCATATAGTAGTGGTGCCCCAGGGGGCCAAGGGGGTTTGCCGCCTACATATGATGGTGGGTACAGTGGTCGGTCCATGCCTGGGGGTGGAGGTTCTGTTGGTGCACCACCACCTTAtcatggcagcggtggcagttATACTGGTAGTGCTGCCCCTGAGCCACCTTCGAAGGTTAAGCAGTGTGATGCAAACTGTGATGAGACATGTGATAACGCAAGGATTTACATCTCAAACTTGCCTCCTGATGTCACTGTTGAGGAATTACAGGAGTTATTTGGAGGAATTGGCATG GTTGGGAGGATCAAACAAAAACGTGGCTTCAAAGACCAGTGGCCCTGGAACATAAAAATCTATACTGACGAGTCTGGAAAAGCCAAAggagatgcttgccttgcttaTGAAGATCCTTCTGCTGCTCATTCAGCTGGTGGATTCTATAACA ATTATGACATGAGAGGCTACAAAATCAGTGTTGTGATGGCTGAAAAATCAGCACCCAGAGCACCATCTTATGGTCATGG tggtggtcgtggtggtggCTATGGTGGTGGACGCAGGGATAATTTCAGAGATGGTGGTGGCCATGGACCTAATAGGAACCAGGGTGGTGGTTTGCGTTCGCGACCGTACTAA